The Aspergillus flavus chromosome 2, complete sequence region AGTAAGGGCGGTGTTAACACTCGTGCTCGTAGGTGGAtgggtggttttggggttggggttgtgaGTGACCTGTGTTTAGGACgatgctttttttcttttcttctttttttttggtctttttgagtttgggtttggatttgggTTTCGGTGTAGAACTAGTAGGTTCAAGGCTGAGTTTGTCATAGCTTTTGtggtgatatatattttctggGTTTTTTGGTCGGTGGATGAGGCTTATGATTAACTGTTGAACAGGCGGTTAGTTGGTTAGGTGATACATGTATAGGGTAGTTCTGTACGACCTAGAACTATATTTGAATGTCTGTAACTTCCATTTAACTACCcgtaatagatattattgTAGAAGTTGAGTAACATGCGAAAATCAGCCCAGACATAACGGACGGCTGAGCAAACACAGACCCTTGCAAATCAAAGGAGTGATTCAATATATACCACATGATAAGTTAAAACAACAGGGCATATTCGAGTAAACATAACTCATCACCAGCTGGGTATATATATGAGTGGCATGAAACGTAATCATATATCTCATTCTCCCATCTCCATACGATCAAGTGAATCAATTTCCCATATTATTCCTCCGCTCTCTCCCCCCTGGACCATATCCAATCTCGTAATGTCATCAGGTCATGAGATGTTCACAGCCAGGCAAGAAAGCCTAGTCCGACAACAGCAGCCAAGGAAGCAGCCTTGGGACTGGAATACGCAGACGCCGCATTGCCAGTGTTCTGGGCGCTAACCGCGGAGTTGGTGTTGCTTGCCGAATTACTGTTAGAGTTACCCGAGGAGCCACCATTCGTGGAGTCGGAGATGCCCGATGAAGTTGCGGTAGGGGTTGCATCGGTGGCATTGGCGCTTGCGGAGCTAACGGCGGAAGCTGCGGCGGTCGGGTTGTAGCTGGTTGTTGAGAGGGAGCAAGAGGTGAGGATGTCGTAGGCATCTGGACGGTATCGGATGTTAGCTATTTGGATCTCGAGGGAGCAGGAAGCATTGTATACCGTTGTGGTGGGGGTTAcggtcatcatcgtcgtcatcatcatcgtggTCCCTGTTGTTGCGTTCGCTGCGATACTGCGCGATACAGGCCTCGCAGAGAGGGATCAGGGATGGTGCCTGCTTCCAGTCGCAGATACAATTCATCTCGGCGCGGTCACTGTCGTGCATGTTGTCGCATTTGTGCGCAATTCCTACCACCGGACCGCAGACATCCCAGCAGCGATTTGGTACATCGTCGTGGTCCAGCTCGGCGCCCATGGCGACGTTGCTCATGAGCATGAGGCCGGAGAGAGCGAGTAATTGGGCGGTACGCATTGTGTATGATCTGGTTCGTTCAACGATGAATCAAAGTAGATGCTTAGGACTGTAAAAAGTTCCAGATGTAGATGGACTCTGTGATCGCGAGGCAATTGAGGAAATCGAAGCTGATGGTGCAGCAATTTGAAGCGGACGAGGACGCATATTTATAACCCGCTCATTCGCGTCAGGAAGCTTCTATATTTGAGGATGTCATTGCCCAAAACTAGAACTTGCCCAGACGGGAAGTTCTCCGCATGCACCGTACATTGCAGTTTCATCGCTTAGGATTCTAGCGATCTGCGTTCAATGGGAGCTGTTGAAACTCTAAGCCTCCCTCGGGCGACATATGCCAAGCACGGCTGGCGTGGAAATCTGGGACAACCCGCTGATCCACGTATGAATATCACCAATATATCGACAGGGAACGAAGCTGCCTGGaacaaagaggaaagaaggttATGGGTTCGGAGAGCTGCCAAGAAGTGGTTTGCTCATCGCTACCAGACTTGTCTGCGGGGAATGTCATTCTATTCTTCTGCACTTTCACCGCCACACTGGACCCTGGGTTTTAGGTTGGGCTTTGTATATGTGGACCCTTTCTGTATGCTAGGGACAAGAAATTTATTCACTCGGGGATTATTGTTGAAGCACTTCTTCAGGATGTTGTTGTAAAATGCCTTGGTTCGATCTTTACCTCCAGAGTGTGTTCTGTCGATGATGTCACTCGCTGTCTCCCTtgcctcgtcatcctctgcaCTGGGATCTAGGAACATCCTAGGACAGCTCGGACAAGCGAGGAAGTCAGACTgacaaagaataaaaaaatggGTGATCACCGCTTGGCACTCAATTGATCCTGACAAGACAAGATCAGGTAATAGCATTACCGAACATGCTCTCCAACGGATGGAATTGCCGGGTTCCTGCACAGCCTCCCCGCTATATATAGTTGATCGGAGGGTACCGACTACTTTGACAACACAGTATCATAGCCAGTTAGCAACAAGATAAATCTGCTGCCTGTATCTACGCTGCATATTGCAAGTATATGGATATATGCCATACCCACAAGTCGGGTGCTATTCATAGCTCAAATAACCGAAGGTGTTGTTGTAATTTGAGGATTGCTGTCTTTCAGATGTAGGGTTACACTGGATCACTGGACACCGGCCTTGACGTGTTTCCGCATGATTATCTAGTGAGAAAGACGTCTACACTCTGCAGGGAAGATCCTCGTTTCTGTCGGTCAAACGCATGGCCTGAGTCAACTGAAATCCATTTGACCGAATTCGATTGCCATGTGTTGCAGGAGAAGCGTCCATGCACCATCATTTGGGTCTAGTCGCTGTGGATAAGTAATTGAACAGGTTTTTCGTATTCCCCAACCGTTGTATGAGCATAGATCCAGAAGAAAAGCGCAGCCACTGGCATTCCTAATGCGATAGTGCTTGAAGGTGAAGCGGGTTTTAGTAAGTCGGCCAGACCAGTGGTCAAAATAAATGATAGGAGGGGTTGACCTGTAAGTGACGTCTTCCCTCATACTCTTTTGAGATGTCAGAACACCGGCTTCTTGCAAACATATCATTGGCCAGCGTACCCGAGTGGGCTAGCTAGAGATGTTCTCCACCTCGACATACATCACTACTTTCATACTTCTTGATCTAACAATACGCTACGGTAAAACTCTTCTGCGACTTCCTGGTGAGATTCGTTGTAATAATGGCTCGCTCTGCCATGCCCAAGATATCTTGGGATAGGCATCTCCTACGTTCGGTGCAGAACGCACCTCCTGCGACTCTACCAGTCTTCATATATGGCACTGCATGGAAGAAAGATCGAACAGCAGATCTAGTGCACCAAGCTCTTGACGCTGGCTTCCGTGCCATAGACACCGCGGCCCAGCCGAAGCATTACCGGGAAGATTTGGTAGGCGAGGGCATACGCAGGGCTATCCGGGATGGAGCGATCCGACGAGAGGATCTCCATGTAAGCCAGTCATAATGTCTACAGTATACCTAGCTGTTTACCAAACTGACCATGATTAGATCCAAACCAAATTTACATCTGTCAATGGGCAGAACCCCGATGATATGCCCTATGATCCTAATGCTTCGGTAACGGATCAAGTACACGCTTCTATCAAATCATCCCTAGAGCATCTTCGTTCATCTGACGCCCCAGAAAGTGTCAACGACGCGTATATCGATATGCTCATCCTCCATTCCCCGCTTCCGACAATGTCTCAGACATTGGAGGCCTGGTCCGCGTTTGAGACCTACGTCCCTCATCGAATCCGAAACCTAGGCATATCCAATTGTACCTTGCCGCTGCTTAGGGAACTATCCTCACTAGTCAAAGTGAAACCAGCGGTTGTCCAGAATCGCTTTTATGGGGGCACGCAGTTTGATGTCCCGTTGCGCTCATATTGCCGGGATAACGACATAATTTACCAGAGCTTCTGGACACTGACAGCGAATCCAGAGTTGGTTCAATCGGATACAATCCAACTGTTAGCAAGCCGCACAGAGATCAGCCCTGCCGCAGCTCTGTATTGCCTAGTTTTAGCCCTAGGAAACACCACCTTATTGAACGGAACGTGTAATCGGGGCCGCATGGAAGCGGATTTGACTGCCCCTGAGAAGGTAGGGAGATTCTCCCAAGAGCACCCTGGTGTATGGCAGAGGGTGCTTGAGAACTTCCAGCAACTGATTGGGGATCGTGTCGCGCTCTAATCAAGCAGCGTTCCCTTCGCGTGCCTTGCATTAGGGTTGCTCCCATTACCCGATGGTCAAAGCGCATCCAGATTCAGACGATAATCAATGGAATCTAGTGGAACTTCAATGGAAACATCTAGAGTGGACAGAATGGTAGCATCTGAAGCTTCCGCCGAAAAAAATAAGGACGAGGCCACGGTATGGACATGAAAGATGATTGGTCGTTTACATATGAGTGGATCGGTGGGCATGCCGCGTTAACTAAACTAGTAGGCGTTAAGGAAACGAGGAAATCCGAAACGATCAGCTTCAGACTAAGTGAATTTGTCCACATCTCATAGCTCAGGTAGAAAAGTAGCGATATACCTGAAGTAGACACCCTGTATAGCAATCTTTTCGCCCGTCAGCCCTAGTCCGCACACGTTTGGTGAGCATCTGGCTTACTCAGCTTCCTAGCCAATCAGCGGCCGCCGTGGACCATTGACCTCATCGTCACCGCCAAGCATCTCGACGGTAGCGGAGAGAAGATTTGCCAGACGCAGGCCATCTTCAGCCATCGCCATTCATCAAACGCGAGTTGTCCTGAATCGTCTGGATTCGGTAGCTCTTGTTTGTGTCGCTGCTGCACTTCACTAGATTGTTTGTCTTCTCGACTTTGCGGGACGGGCggatttttcctttttttttgcttatTCCCTTACCTTGCGCCGGTGCCAGTCCTCCACCCATCCGCCGCAGTGCCCGTTCCTGAGAAAGCACCGCTTACAAGTTCTCGTCACACATATAAATCGCAATAGTGCTAAGCAATTGGCTTGCTCCTTTCTCGGCGCTCATTTTAGCTGATCCTGTCGCGAGCTTGCCATCCGATTGACTTCGACCCTCTTGATAGTGAATTATCGCCCCGCGTGTCGCGTCCCAATATCGATATTTCGGCCCGTTGCGGTAGACTTTCTTTCCAAGCATTTGTCGGTTCAACCTGAATGACACCGCCTCAACCGGAAAACATATAAACGATTCTCTGCGTCGTTACTCTTATATCCAGTCTCGAGCCGCGTCGCGCCATACGAGTTCCCCGCCATAGCCTAGCCTTGGCTGAAAAGCCCGTTGAAGAACACCATTGACAGATATCAGATTTTGCCGCATCTTTACGCAGTCTCAATAAGCGAAACTCGTATTGAAGAAAAGTCTTCCTCTCTACCGGCCGGACATCGCCATACCGTCTGCCATGAGTCCTCAAGGCTTGGCGTCTCGCAAAAGACCTGCTCCCGGCACATCTCCTATCGTTCATCCACAACTAGGCCCGGTCTCTAACTATCCGCAAAACTCTGGCGCTCAGCTCTCAAATGACCAGTTCTTGCAATGGGGTCAGAACACTTCCTCGAATGTTGTCAGCCCGGCTTCCTTTTCTGATGCGAACCCCTATGGTGCTACAGCATATTCGGCGGGCCAAGATGTGCCGGCATCTACGGCAACTGCATCTACACAACTGGCACGTAGACAGACACCAAATCAACTGGTCAGCCGGAATCGCGGATATGAACAGACACCGTCCTCCATGTCGGACCATGGGAGTAATACCGGAGAGCCTGGGGGCTGGGGGGAAAGTTTAGACGAGCTCTACCAGCGAGCGTTGGTTGCGAAGAGGGAGGTGCAGGCTAAGAGGAAACAAATCCCTCCGTTTGTTCAAAAGCTAAGCAGGTATGGTCTAAGCGACGTAAAAATTACTTTGGCGATCGACAACTAACAAATATCTCCAGTTTCCTGGACGAGTCTAAGAACACTGACCTGATTCGGTGGTCCGATGACGGAAACTCCTTTATCGTGTTAGACGAGGACGAGTTCGCAAAGACCCTTATTCCCGAACTTTTCAAGCATAACAACTACGCTTCCTTTGTCCGCCAGTTGAACATGTACGGGTTTCATAAGAAGGTGGGGCTCTCGGATAATTCGATGCGCGCCAGTGAACGAAAGAACAAGAGCCCTAGCGAGTATGCGAACCCATACTTCAAGCGTGGACACCCCGATTTGCTGTGGTTGATACAGAAACCTAAGAATACGGCAGGGCAAGGGAGCAAGTCAGGGAAAGCCAATGTACGCGTGAAAACCGAAGAAGTGGATGAacatgacaatgatgacTACGATGATGTCCCTGGTGCACGAGACGACCGATCCCGAAACCGACAATTATCCCTAATTCAAGGAGGGAGTATTATGCCGAAGGATCAACTCGCGGGGGTTTACCGGGAGTTGCAGGCTATTcgacagcaacagcaggTTATCTCCAACACAATTACCAAGCTGCGGAGAGAACACGAGCAACTCTACGCACAGGCCGCCAACTTCCAAGAGCAGCACACTCGTCACGAGAATTCCATCAATGCGATTCTCACCTTTCTGGCGACTGTCTATAATCGCAGCCTTCAGGGACAGGAAGGGCCTCAGAATCTCGCCAATTCCTTTGCTGGAGCCATCTCACAGGATCAAGGCAACGTAGTTGACATGGGAGACGACTATTCACTGAGCACCTTGGGTGCTCAGCATATGAACAGCCCTGGGGGACCGcgagcgatgaagaagcaACCCTTACTACTAAAAGCTGCGCCGTCAGAACGACAAAGTCGCGCAACAACCCTCTCACCGGCCGCCAGTGCGTATGATGGCCCACAACCGCGGGGCCATGCTCGCCACCCGAGCGCTCCCCAACACGGTCATGTTGAAGAAGTCTTTGATACCAGTCCCCAGCCGAAAGAGGCGCAACCACCCCAAACCGAGCAGTTTCCTCAGCGGGATATTATGTCCGTCATTCAAAATTCCAATGCGCGAAATGTAGTTCCCCCAACAAGCTTTGCGGACTTTCCCAATGTATTGTCGTCGCTGGAAACCTCAAATGGCAATGTTCCTCTTACTCCAAACCAACGCGCGGATATGCTCCGTCTCATGGCCAACGAAACTAGCGCGGGTGACTCCAATGTACCTGTGTCACAGAACAATGCCTTAGTGACCCCCACACCACCGCCAATGCCTCTCGGTTATTCGAATCGTCTTGCCAATACTCGCGCGGAGATTGACAACCTTGTGAAAATGCAGGCTGAACAAGATCGTTCAGTCCAGAACTTAACAAACCTTCTACAGCCGCTCAGCCCAACAGGGACAATCCCGGGCATGGTAACAGGCGATGGGAGTGTGCCTCCTCCCCCGCTAGACCTCGATCAGATCTTCAATAATGACTACTTCACGGACATTGGAGATCTTGAGAAAAATAAGAACAATTTAGACTTTGGAAACACCACGACTTCGGTACCAGCTACGGCACCAATCGAGCCTGTCACTACAGGTGCAGATGATAGCGTAATCAATGACGGAAACGACTTGTTTGATTTTGACCATATCCCTGATAATGGCGACCTATTCGACGGACCGGgccaacagcaacagaaCCCCGGCTTCTACAACGGCTACGATGGCAGCGGCTTTGATAATACGATAAATCCGGGTGCAGGTAGAATCATCGAGACTCTTACCGATAGCGAAGCGACCAGCCCAAGTAACACCGTGGATGAGCCTGCGCAATATGGCGTCTCTAACGGGGGCAAAGATTTCCAGGGAGGTAAGGGAAACGGTGGTAGCGCGAAGCGGCGCAAGAAGGCTTAATATGTTTGATATACACTACTAACGGGGTTGTGCGTCGGCAAtaaagaaagggaaaccaATCTGAAGAAGCTAAAGACGTGAAATGCGACAAGCCGTTGGGTGTTACGACCTCAAAACACTAtcaatttcctttgttccaTTCTCGTTCCCACCCACTCGAAGCGAATAAACGAGGCATCATTGGGTCAAAAAGGTACAAATCGAGTCCCGTTTATTCATCTTTCCCCCTCGTCTAGTCAAGCGATTCGGTCTTAATACAACAAGACAGACTGGTTTTCTGTCTCTTGGTCTACATTCCGGTGACGCGTGCGACTAATCAATCTCTTACACATACAATCAGCCTACGATTGGGCTTCCAATAAAGGCGGTGGTTCTTGCAGATCCGTCTTCTTGGATTGTGAGTCGATCGGTGTCTGACTTGAGTCCGGTCTTCTATTTCGACATATGTGGATAACACTAGGAATAAGGGCGTTAGGAATCGGCGggacaacaaaaaaaaagtaagGGGAGATATGAGCATGGGAAAGAGTCCCACGTGGAGTGTCATTTATATACCGCTGTTGGGATACTTACCCCGTGGCCACGGTGCGCCATGAGGATCTCTCTCATGATCTCGTTCTAATCATCCTTATCACTTGTTTAATGACTTGAGTACATATTTATGACTGAGCTTCCAGCTATGACCTGATTTTCTATACTTATTGATGTACATGCATTGTTTTTCCACGAGGCATCAAAATGCCTTCACTGTTGTTGACTTTGTACGTAGTCTCCTGCAAAGCTAAACAATGATTCGAGATATATAGATGTACATCATGGCACGAAGACTGTTCTATGGTTCCAAAGTACATCCGTAGTCAATCATATACAGTAGATTATTTCCCTCTCCGTGCCTTATCCCATTCCAGGTTACCTGCACGCTCGCGCTTCCTATCTCGTTCCCGATCTCTTTCAAGCCCTCTCCGCTTCCCTCCAACAtattccttctccttctctcgcGGATCAATCACCATAAGCGAGTCCGCATCCTGATGCTCCCGTTTCCAATTCAAATCCTTACCCAGCGTATCCTTACCAAAGCGCAACTCATGCGTCAACCAgcc contains the following coding sequences:
- a CDS encoding putative aldo-keto reductase, whose translation is MARSAMPKISWDRHLLRSVQNAPPATLPVFIYGTAWKKDRTADLVHQALDAGFRAIDTAAQPKHYREDLVGEGIRRAIRDGAIRREDLHIQTKFTSVNGQNPDDMPYDPNASVTDQVHASIKSSLEHLRSSDAPESVNDAYIDMLILHSPLPTMSQTLEAWSAFETYVPHRIRNLGISNCTLPLLRELSSLVKVKPAVVQNRFYGGTQFDVPLRSYCRDNDIIYQSFWTLTANPELVQSDTIQLLASRTEISPAAALYCLVLALGNTTLLNGTCNRGRMEADLTAPEKVGRFSQEHPGVWQRVLENFQQLIGDRVAL
- a CDS encoding putative heat shock transcription factor Hsf1; the encoded protein is MSPQGLASRKRPAPGTSPIVHPQLGPVSNYPQNSGAQLSNDQFLQWGQNTSSNVVSPASFSDANPYGATAYSAGQDVPASTATASTQLARRQTPNQLVSRNRGYEQTPSSMSDHGSNTGEPGGWGESLDELYQRALVAKREVQAKRKQIPPFVQKLSSFLDESKNTDLIRWSDDGNSFIVLDEDEFAKTLIPELFKHNNYASFVRQLNMYGFHKKVGLSDNSMRASERKNKSPSEYANPYFKRGHPDLLWLIQKPKNTAGQGSKSGKANVRVKTEEVDEHDNDDYDDVPGARDDRSRNRQLSLIQGGSIMPKDQLAGVYRELQAIRQQQQVISNTITKLRREHEQLYAQAANFQEQHTRHENSINAILTFLATVYNRSLQGQEGPQNLANSFAGAISQDQGNVVDMGDDYSLSTLGAQHMNSPGGPRAMKKQPLLLKAAPSERQSRATTLSPAASAYDGPQPRGHARHPSAPQHGHVEEVFDTSPQPKEAQPPQTEQFPQRDIMSVIQNSNARNVVPPTSFADFPNVLSSLETSNGNVPLTPNQRADMLRLMANETSAGDSNVPVSQNNALVTPTPPPMPLGYSNRLANTRAEIDNLVKMQAEQDRSVQNLTNLLQPLSPTGTIPGMVTGDGSVPPPPLDLDQIFNNDYFTDIGDLEKNKNNLDFGNTTTSVPATAPIEPVTTGADDSVINDGNDLFDFDHIPDNGDLFDGPGQQQQNPGFYNGYDGSGFDNTINPGAGRIIETLTDSEATSPSNTVDEPAQYGVSNGGKDFQGGKGNGGSAKRRKKA